A stretch of the Arvicola amphibius chromosome 8, mArvAmp1.2, whole genome shotgun sequence genome encodes the following:
- the LOC119821182 gene encoding small ubiquitin-related modifier 2-like isoform X2, with protein sequence MAEEKPKEGVKTENNDHINLKVAGQDGSVVQFKIKRHTPLSKLMKAYCEQRDTPAQLEMEDEDRIDVFQQQAGGVY encoded by the exons ATGGCCGAGGAGAAACCCAAGGAAGGAGTCAAGACGGAGAACAACGACCATATTAATTTGAAGGTGGCGgggcaagatggctctgtggtgcAGTTTAAAATTAAGAGGCATACACCACTTAGTAAACTAATGAAAGCCTATTGTGAACAACGGG ACACACCTGCACAGTTGGAAATGGAGGATGAAGATAGGATTGATGTGTTCCAGCAACAGGCAGGAGGTGTCTACTAA
- the LOC119821182 gene encoding small ubiquitin-related modifier 2-like isoform X1, which yields MAEEKPKEGVKTENNDHINLKVAGQDGSVVQFKIKRHTPLSKLMKAYCEQRGLSMRQIRFRFDGQPINETDTPAQLEMEDEDRIDVFQQQAGGVY from the coding sequence ATGGCCGAGGAGAAACCCAAGGAAGGAGTCAAGACGGAGAACAACGACCATATTAATTTGAAGGTGGCGgggcaagatggctctgtggtgcAGTTTAAAATTAAGAGGCATACACCACTTAGTAAACTAATGAAAGCCTATTGTGAACAACGGGGTTTGTCAATGAGGCAGATCAGATTCCGGTTTGATGGGCAGCCAATCAATGAAACAGACACACCTGCACAGTTGGAAATGGAGGATGAAGATAGGATTGATGTGTTCCAGCAACAGGCAGGAGGTGTCTACTAA